A region from the Pseudomonas promysalinigenes genome encodes:
- a CDS encoding GMC family oxidoreductase, whose translation MPSADSVFDYVVVGAGPAGCLLANRLSADPSCRVLLLEAGGRDNYPWIHIPVGYLYCIGNPRTDWCFKTEAQAGLGGRALGYPRGKVLGGCSSINGMIYMRGQAADYDHWAEQGNDGWAWNDVLPLFKAFENHHAGASEHHGAEGEWRVERQRYSWPILDAFRDAAEQSGIGKIDDFNTGDNQGCGYFQVNQRSGVRWNAAKAFLRPIKDRPNVTVLTGVQVDQVLLGNTRARAVKAFWQGAWHEFAARREIILCAGAVGSPGILQRSGIGPRKLLEQLGIAVRHDMPGVGGNLQDHLQLRLIYQIRNTRTLNQMANSLWGKLGMGLRYLYDRSGPLAMAPSQLGAFVRSSQEQATPNLQYHVQPLSLERFGEPLHAFPAFTASVCNLRPVSRGRIDIGGADMNSAPVINPNYLSAPEDLRVAADAIRLTRRIVQAPALAMFDPKEYLPGPDLQSDEALFEAAGKIGTTIFHPVGTCRMGSGALDVVDNQLRVHGIPGLRVADASIMPYITSGNTCSPTLMIAEKAAQLILKGAATQTNLNQDAVPTP comes from the coding sequence ATGCCATCAGCCGATTCTGTCTTCGACTACGTGGTTGTAGGTGCTGGTCCTGCCGGCTGCCTGCTGGCCAACCGATTGTCTGCCGACCCTTCCTGCCGCGTGCTGCTGCTCGAAGCGGGTGGGCGCGATAACTATCCATGGATTCACATCCCCGTCGGATACCTCTACTGCATTGGTAACCCACGCACCGATTGGTGCTTCAAGACCGAAGCACAAGCTGGTCTGGGCGGCCGTGCCCTGGGCTACCCACGGGGCAAAGTGCTCGGCGGCTGCTCTTCGATCAACGGCATGATCTACATGCGTGGCCAGGCCGCCGACTACGATCATTGGGCCGAGCAAGGCAACGATGGCTGGGCGTGGAACGATGTGCTGCCGTTGTTCAAAGCCTTTGAAAACCATCATGCCGGCGCCAGCGAGCACCATGGTGCAGAGGGTGAGTGGCGGGTCGAGCGTCAGCGCTACAGCTGGCCCATCCTGGACGCGTTTCGCGATGCGGCCGAGCAAAGCGGCATCGGCAAGATCGACGATTTCAACACCGGCGACAACCAAGGCTGTGGATACTTTCAGGTCAACCAGCGTAGCGGTGTGCGCTGGAACGCCGCCAAAGCGTTTCTGCGGCCCATCAAAGATCGCCCGAACGTTACGGTGCTCACTGGGGTGCAGGTAGACCAAGTGTTGTTGGGCAATACCCGCGCACGTGCGGTCAAGGCATTCTGGCAAGGCGCCTGGCATGAATTTGCTGCGCGTCGCGAGATCATTCTTTGTGCAGGTGCTGTGGGCTCACCCGGCATTCTTCAGCGCTCCGGTATCGGCCCGCGTAAATTGCTCGAGCAGTTGGGCATCGCTGTGCGCCACGATATGCCTGGCGTAGGGGGCAATCTGCAGGATCATCTGCAACTGCGCTTGATCTACCAGATCCGCAACACGCGTACCCTGAATCAGATGGCCAATAGCCTGTGGGGCAAGTTGGGCATGGGTCTACGCTACCTCTATGACCGCAGTGGCCCGCTGGCCATGGCACCGAGCCAGTTGGGCGCATTCGTGCGCTCCAGCCAGGAGCAGGCCACGCCGAACCTGCAGTATCACGTGCAGCCGCTGTCGCTGGAGCGTTTCGGCGAGCCGCTGCATGCGTTCCCGGCGTTTACCGCCTCGGTGTGCAACCTGCGCCCAGTCAGCCGCGGGCGCATCGATATCGGCGGTGCAGATATGAACAGCGCGCCTGTGATCAACCCTAACTACTTGAGTGCGCCCGAGGATCTGCGGGTTGCTGCCGACGCTATCCGCCTGACTCGGCGCATCGTCCAGGCCCCTGCCCTGGCCATGTTCGACCCCAAGGAATATTTGCCCGGGCCAGACCTGCAAAGCGATGAAGCGCTGTTCGAAGCGGCTGGCAAAATCGGTACTACCATCTTCCATCCGGTGGGCACCTGCCGAATGGGCAGCGGCGCACTGGATGTTGTGGATAACCAACTGCGGGTGCACGGCATTCCGGGGTTGCGTGTAGCCGATGCTTCGATCATGCCGTACATCACGTCGGGCAATACCTGTTCCCCCACCTTGATGATCGCTGAAAAGGCGGCACAACTGATCCTTAAAGGAGCGGCCACCCAAACCAACCTGAACCAAGACGCAGTACCGACCCCTTGA